The genomic interval GAGGCCATGCGCATGGGCGTGGAGACCTTCCATGCCCTCAAAGGTGTCTTGAAGGGCAAGGGGTATCAGACGGCCGTGGGTGACGAAGGCGGGTTTGCCCCAAACTTAAGGTCGAATGAGGAGGCCATGGAGGTTATCCTGCAAGGGATCGAGAAGGCCGGTTACAAGCCGGGGAAGGACATATATATTGCCCTGGATCCCGCTGCCAGCGAATTTTACGACAAGGGCACATATAAGCTGCTTGCTGAGAAAAATCCGAATAAAAATACAGACGAGCTGGTCGGTTTTTATGCAGACTGGCTGAAAAAATACCCGATTATTTCCATAGAGGACGGTTTGTCTGAAGATGACTGGAAGGGATGGAAGAAACTTACCGGCCAGTTAGGCGGCAAGATACAACTGGTAGGCGATGATATCTTCGTTACCAATACCAGTATCTTATCCAAGGGGATACAGGAGGGCGTGGCAAACGCCATATTGATTAAACTGAATCAGATCGGCACCCTGACCGAGACTATAGAAGCCATTCAGATGGCAGATCGGGCCGGGTATCGTTCCGTTATTTCTCACCGTTCAGGTGAGACCGAAGATGCGGTTATTGCCGATCTGTCCGTGGCTTTAAATACGGGACAGATCAAGACCGGCGCCCCTTCGCGTTCAGAACGTGTGGCCAAGTATAACCAGCTCTTACGCATCGAAGAGGAACTGGGCCCTGC from Thermodesulfobacteriota bacterium carries:
- the eno gene encoding phosphopyruvate hydratase — encoded protein: MSEIINILGRQIFDSRGNPTVEVDVYLESGYMGRAAVPSGASTGKKEAVELRDKIKTQYMGKGVSRAVKNVNEKIAPVLIGFESSEQAFIDKNMIALDGTNNKGKMGANAILAVSLAVAKATAEESGIPLYRYLGGVAARVLPVPMMNILNGGAHADNNVDIQEFMIVPCGASSFSEAMRMGVETFHALKGVLKGKGYQTAVGDEGGFAPNLRSNEEAMEVILQGIEKAGYKPGKDIYIALDPAASEFYDKGTYKLLAEKNPNKNTDELVGFYADWLKKYPIISIEDGLSEDDWKGWKKLTGQLGGKIQLVGDDIFVTNTSILSKGIQEGVANAILIKLNQIGTLTETIEAIQMADRAGYRSVISHRSGETEDAVIADLSVALNTGQIKTGAPSRSERVAKYNQLLRIEEELGPAALFMGRGSFAR